The genomic region AGTCCGGAATAGAAACAGGCCTCCCGAATCAGGTCGGACGCCCGGCCGTGGTCGGGGTGGCGGTCGAAGAGAGCGTTGGCCAGCACCATGTCGGGCTGATACCGGCGGATGGCCGCAATCAGGGCCATCTGGTGCTCTTCGTCATTCCGGAAAAAGGCATCCCGGAATCCCAGGTTCTCCCGGGCCGACAGACCCAGCACCCGGGCGGCGGCTTCGGCCTCCTGCAGGCGGATTTCCGGTGTTCCCCGAGTACCCAGTTCGCCGCGCGTTAAATCGATAATTCCTACTTTTTTTCCCCGGGCGACATGCGAAAGAATGGTTCCGGCGCAGCCCAGTTCGGCGTCATCAGGGTGGACAGCAATGACAAGTATATCCAGTTTCATAGTGCAAAAGAATAAGTCGATGGATGGCGGGCGGGATTGGCGGTCTGCCGCCGCGGCGGGTTCTGCCTCACCTGCCCGTCAATCGCTCGACTTACCAATCAGTCGTTTTAGTGTACCCTCAGCTTCTGGCCCGGCCGGATGCGGCTGCGGGTGCTGAGGTGATTTTTCCTCGCCAGGGTCGAGGCGGTCATGCCGTAGCGACGGGCAATGCTGGTCAGCGTTTCGCCGGAACGGACTTTATGGAGAACCGTCCGCTTCACTTTCGGCTTGAAACCCGTCAGGTCGCCTCCGCGGCCACGAAGGTAATCCCAAACATTTGAAGTCAGGATGAAGTGGTCGGAAATAAGCCTGTTCTGCGGGAAATCGTAGAGATGCATGGGACTGAAGGGGTTGCCTTCGTACCGGGTTTCATAGTGGAGGTGCGAGCCGGTACTGCGTCCTGTGTTACCGCCCAACCCAATCTGGTCGCCTGATTTGATCAGTTGGCCGGTTTCGACGAGCGCTTTTGACAGGTGCCCGTACACGGTTTCGAGGCCGTTGTAGTGGCGTACGAGCACAAACCGGCCGAAGCCGTTGCCGTCCCAGCCCACCACGCGAACAATGCCGTCAAAGGTAGCGTATACCGGGTCGCCGGTTTCCAGATCCAAATCCACGCCTTTGTGCCAACGGCCCCAGCGCGGCCCGAATATGGAGGTGATTTCGTTTTTTGTCAGCGGCATGGACCAGAAATGGTTCTGGGTCTCGTCGTAAAGTTTAATATCGATAACCTCGTCAAAATCAAGCGGGTCGATGCCGTAGGGGTCTACCGAGCGGGAGTCCCAGACCGCGTAGTAATCGGCAATTTTGACCCAGTCGTCGCCGACCTGCACCGAATCGACGATCTCCACTACGCTCACTTCGCCTTCGTCGATCTCGGTCGTATCTTCAGCCACCACCGGATTCACTTCCTTCTTCGGTTCGAACTGGCTGTTGAAGCGGAGACTGGACGTTTCCTGTTCAAACTCCTCTTCCGGTTTTGGGGCCGGTTCAGCCGACGGTGAATTTGGATTCGATTTGGGCTTGATGCGAACGTTGTTTTTAAACTTTCCGCGTTCCTGTGCCTGTACAGTGGTTACGGTTCCACAACATACAAAGCTGGCCAACAGCCACCAGACTGCCAGTTTTCTCATCCTTTTTAGGTTTGACCTGATGAATTTTGAATGTTGAATTATGAATGTTGAATATAGCGCTGCCTCAATTCAAGTACGGAGAGTGGCGGAACCATTCAACATTCAAAAATCAACATTCAAAATTCACACCAGGTGGTGGTTACTCGATTAAGTACTGCTTATGCTGTCTGCACTTCGTGCAGTTCCATTTCTTTCATGGCCAGAAAACGTTCGGCGTCGAGGGCCGCCATACAGCCCGTACCAGCGGCCGTCACGGCCTGGCGGTAGATGGTGTCCTGCACGTCGCCGCAGGCGAAGACGCCGGGGATGTTGGTGCGGGTGCTTCCTTTTTCCGTAAGGAGGTAGCCGCTCTCGTCCATGTCCAGATATGACTTGAACAGGTCGGTATTCGGCTTGTGTCCAATCGCCACGAAAAAGCCTTTGACGTCGAGAATGCGCTCCTCGCCGGTCACCGCATTTTTAACGCGGGCGCCCACGACTTCATTGTCACCCAGCACCTCCTGCGTTTCCGTGTTCCACAGAATTTCGACGTTGGGCAGCGATTTGACCCGGTTCTGCATGAATTTGGAGGCGCGCATCTCGTCGCGGCGGACGATCATGTAAACCTTGCGGCAGAGGTTGGCGAGGTAGCTGGCTTCTTCGGCAGCCGTATCTCCGGCTCCGACGATGGCTACATCCTGACCCCGGAAGAAAAAGCCGTCACAAACGGCGCAGGCCGAAACGCCGTGCCCGTTCAACCGCATTTCCGACGGCAGACCCAGCCATTTGGCCGAAGCGCCGGTCGAAATGATGACGACGTTGGCCGTGATTTCGTGCTGATCGTCCACGATCGCTTTGTGAGGATACCCCGAGAAGTCGACCGCCGTGACCACGCCGTAGCGGATGTCCGTGCCGAAACGCCGGGCCTGAGCCTCAAAATCCATCATCATCTGTGGACCCTGAACACCCTCGGGATAACCGGGGAAATTATCGACTTCCGTCGTGATGGTAAGCTGGCCGCCCGGCTGGGCTCCCTGATAAAGAACGGGTTTCATGCCCGCGCGGGATGCATAAATAGCGGCAGTATAACCGGCCGGGCCGGACCCTATGATTAGGCAATTGACGTTTTCGGTGGTCATTGTGTCAAAATCTGTTTCCTGTACGAATCGTTTGTGTAACTAAAAAGTATACAGAAAAAACAAATACAAAGGTCGGAAAAATTCCCGCTTACGCAATGAATACTGAATAATGAACAATGAATAATGAAACTCAAGGTGTTCATTATCAACAGGTAATGCTTCGGGCCGTGTTATTCATTGTGCATTATTCAGTATTCATTCAGAGAATCCGCCATTCAATCCGGCGATTTTGCTGCCGGTTTTCCTCCGAACTGTTCGGGACAAGCGGTTTGGTTTCGCCGTAACCGGCCGACCGGATGCGCTCGGGGCCGATGCCCGCTTTGACCAGGAAGGAGACCACGGACTGGGCCCGTTTCCGGGATAATTCCAGATTGGCAGCGGCATCGCCCCGGTCATCGGTATGGCCCGAAATCTCGACCTTTACCGTAGGGTTCTGTTCCATAAACTGTGCCAATCGGTCAAGTTCCACGCGGGACTTTTCGGCCAGTCCAAAACGGCCGCTCTCGAAAAAGATGTTGTTCAACGTTTCCCGACCCGCCGACCGGATCGGCTCCAGCGGTACGCTCAGGTTCAGCCCTTCGCCTTCCCGTTTCTGCTTGAAATCGAAGGAAAGGCTTTTGAACAGATACCCCGGAACGTTGACGTACAGGGCATATTCTCCGCCCGAGGGCAGAACGGCGGTGTACTGCCCGGTCTCGGCATCCGACTGGACGCGGCTGATGACCTTGTTGGTCTCCAGATCGATCAGTTCAATTGTGGCCCCAAGCGGCTTTTTGGTGCCCGCATCGGCGATGACGCCTTTCAGGTAACTGACCGGTCTGATCTTTTCCCGAATCGAGGCGGGCAGATCAAAAACGTACAGTTTCGAGCGCTGGACATCGCCCGACTCTTCGTGCGAGTAGTACGCCCGGGTCCCGTTGGCGGCTACAAATAGGGCCGCCTGGTCGTCGGCGGTATTGATGGGATATCCCAGATTCTGCGGATTCGACCAGCCCGTGGCCGTGCTGTCGGCGATGAACAGATCGTAACCGCCCATGCCGATATGCCCGTCCGAAGCGAAGAAGAGCGTTTGCCCGTTGGCGTGGATAAACGGGGAGGCTTCGTCGAAGGCGGTGTTGATGTTTTTGAGATTAAAGGGCGTTTGCCACTGGCCGTCGTTGCCCAGCTGGCTGCACCAGATATCCCGCCGGCCAACTCCGCCCGGCCGGTCGGAAACAAAAAAGAGCCGCCGACCGTCGGCCGACAGGGCGGGCTGGGAATCCCAAAAGCGGGTATTAACCGATGGGCCGAGGTTTTGCGGGGCCGACCATTCGGTGCCGGTTTTCCGGGAAATGTACAGGTCGCAGCTGCCGAGGCCGTTCCGTTCGTTGCAGGCGGTGAAAACCAGCGTTCGACCGTCGGCCGAGAGGGAAGGGGTTCCTTCGTTCCGGGGCGTGTTGATCCGTTCCGAAAGCGGACTCGGGGCGCTCCAAGTTTCGGCCTGCTGGGTAGCCACCATGAGGTCTTCATCGCCTTCCGGTTTCAGAACCGTAAAGACCAGCGTCTGCTCATCGGCCGTCAGCACCGGGAAATACTGGGAGGGAAACGCCTGCACTGCGGCGGGCAGCGGCCGGGGCTTGACCGGAAGCGGATTCTGAATGGCCTGCTGACCGAAAAGGGCCGTCTGCCGAAGCCGTTCGACGCGTTTTCCCTGCGAAGACTGGGGCGTGAAGAAGGTTCCGAATTTATCCAGATACGTCAGGGCCTGGCCGTACTGACCTTTTTTCAGCAGGTACGTCCCGACGAACTGATAGGCCAATCCCGTAGCCGGTTTGCCGGGCTGCTGGCGGATGGCCCGCTGGTAGGTTTGCAGGGCCAACTCGGGCCGACGGGCGTACTCGTAAACCTGACCCAGTTTCAGATGCGCCTCGGTAAAGGCGGTGTCCTGCTCGATGGCTTTGTTCAGCAGCTGGATGGTCTCCTCGGTCCGGCGCTGAGCAAAGTTCTCCATCGCCCGGTTATAGAAATCGAGGGCTTTTTTATTGCTGGTGGAAAGCGCTTCCTGTCCAAAGCCTGGCACGGCCAGCCCCACTATCATAACCAGCGACCAGAACCAGTGGGCGCGGGTTAGGGAATATCCATGTATTTGTGCGTTTGCAACGAAACCTGCCATTGCGGATGTGCTTTTACATAGTCAACGATGAGCGGCAGCATTTCGTTTGAACGGCTCCATTCCGGCTGCAAAAAGAGTCGGCAGTCGGGGCGCATCAGGGCGGCAAACGACTCGGCAAAGGCAAAGTCGGATTTGTTATAGATGATTACCTTTAACTCGTCGGCTTTCGCGTAAATGTCCGGATTGGGCTGCTTGAACTTCTTGGGCGAAAAACAGATCCAGTCCCAGGACCCGGTAACCGGATAAACGCCCGAGGTTTCGATATTGGTCCTGAATCCGGCCGTCCGGAGGGCCGCGGTCAGATTCGTCAGGTCGTGCATGAGCGGTTCGCCGCCGGTAATGACGGCCATGCGACCGGGGTAGTGCAGAGCCCCCCGCACAATTTCGTCAATCGGGTAATGCGGGTGCGCATTGACGTCCCAGGATTCCTTTACGTCGCACCAGTGACAGCCCACGTCGCAGCCGCCGAGGCGGATGAAGTAGGCCGCCCGGCCGGTATGCGCTCCTTCGCCCTGCAGCGTATAGAACGATTCCATGACGGGCAGCGTGACGGTCCCAGTTTCGGTTTGTTGATTCAGCACTTGGTTCATTGCGCAAAGATACGGAATTTACGGGCACCCTTTCCGCTGCCCGTTTTATGAGAAAATGTCTATGGCTAACCGTTCCCGGGGCCTTAATAGTTTCCGTCTTTCTGTCTGCATTCCTCTTTCGGAGTTCCGCCGTTTCCAGCCCCAACATCCTGTTCATCATGGCGGACGATCTGGGATACGGCGACGTGTCGGCCTACCGGGCTTCCGGGGGCGCAGCGGATGTGCAGACGCCTCATATCGACAGCATCCTGAACGCGGGCATCCGGTTTACCAATTTTTACGCGAATAGTCCGGTCTGCTCCCCCAGCCGGGCGGCCCTGCTTTCCGGCCGCTGGCCCGAACGGGTGGGCGTGCCGGGCGTCATCCGCGACGAAGTATGGGATAGCTGGGGCTATCTGGCACCGGGCCTGCTGCTGCCGGATTACCTCCGGAAGGCCGGTTACCATACCGCTCTGGTCGGCAAATGGCACCTCGGTCTGGAAAGCCCCAACCTGCCCAACGAACGCGGCTTCGATGAATTTTACGGCCTGCTGGAAGGGATGATGGATGATTACACGGCCAAGCGGCGGCATAACCAGAACTTCCTCCGGCACAACCGACAGACAATCGACCCGCCCGGCCACGCCACGGACGTGTTTACCGACGAAGCGATTCGGTATCTCAACGGCCGGAAATCGGCGCGTAAGCCCTATTTCCTGTACCTCGCCTACACGGCCCCGCACGATCCGCTTCAGCCGCCCGCGGCTTTTCTGGAACGTGTTCGTCAGCGCAACCCGAACGGAGACCCGCAGCGGGCGAAACTGATCGCCCTGATTGAGCACATGGACGTCTGCATCGGGCGGGTGCTGGCGACGCTGAAGGCAAACGGACAGCTACAGAATACGCTGATCGTCTTTACGAGCGACAACGGGGGATGGGGGCCGGGCAAGGCCAGCAACGGCCCGTTCCGTGGCGTGAAGGGACAGCTTTACGAAGGCGGCATCCGCATTCCGGCGGGCGTCTGCTGGCCGGGGAAAATTGCGCCGAATCAGCTGTCGGACACCCGGCTTCAGCTGATGGACTGGATGCCTACCTTTTTGGAGCTTTCCGGGACCAGAGCCGCGCCGCCGGTGGACGCCCGTTCGTTTCTAACAGTGTTAACCGGCCAGGAAAGCGCCAGAAGCGAATCTGCCGGGCTGGAAAGCCGACCGCTCTTTTTTGTACGCCGCGAAGGGCAGGATACCTACAAAGGACTGGCGGTGCAGGCGGTACGACTGGGCGACTGGAAGCTGCTGCAGCCCACGCCCTTTTCGCCCTATGAACTCTACAACCTCCGGAATGACCCGAAAGAAACGACCAATCTGGTCAACGAAGAAAAGAGTAAACGCGATGAACTGGTGAAGCTGCTGATGGAGCACATTCGCCGGGGAGGAGCGGTGCCCTGGCAGAAAAATTCGGACTGATGCAACCTTCCCTTTCGGCCACGCATCCTATAGCAACAAACGCTTTCACCCAGAAACCGGAAATATGAAATCTGTACCTTTTTTGACCTCGCTGGCGATGGCAATCAGCTGTCTTTCTGTCCAGGCGCAGACCGTAACCAAACAATTCGATGTGAACAAGTTTGACCGGATCGACGTCGGCAGTTCTATCGACGTGACGGTTCGGCAGGGAAATTTTAACGTGGAGGTGGACCTGCCCTCCGGCGAAACCAAATACCTCGATTTAAAGACCGAAAACGGCGTTCTGGTGGCCCGTTTCAAACGCCCGGCGGGCGAATGGATGTCGTCGGTGACCCGGAAGAGTCCGCATTTGACCGTGACGATGCCGACGCTGAAGGCTGTTACGCTGTCGGGCGCTTCGGACGGTAACATCAGCGGCTTCCGGAATCTGGACGAAGTAAACATTCAGCTTTCGGGGGCTTCGGACCTAATAATGAAGGATGTAGCGGCCCGGCGTATTCGCCTGAAAGCGCAGGGCGCTTCGGATGTGTCGCTTTCGGGAAGCGCGGATTACCTGGAGGCGGAAATGTCCGGTTCCTCGGACCTGTCGGCGGGGAATCTGGTAGCGGATGAGGTGGTGGTCCGGGCGCAGGGCTCAAGCGATGCGACAGTCAACGCCCGGCGAAAAGTCTCCAAATATGCGCGCGGCGGGTCCGACATCGTGGTGCGCGGGCAGCCCAGAGAAGTTGTGTCTGAAAAAGTGGACTAGAACAATCGGTCGTCAGTCGTCAGCGTACGGGAACGTACGGACGACTGACGACCGGGGTTAATTCACGCCGACCAGTTTGATATCAAACACCAGATCGTGTCCGGCCAGTGGCGAGTTGGCGTCCAGAACCACGTGCGTTTCGGAAACCGACCGGACAATGACCGGAATCACCTGCGCTTCTCCTTCCTGGTGCATGTTCAGGGGCGTTCCCACTTCCAGCGGAATATCGTCCGGAATCACCTGCCGGTCAAATTCAAAGATCAGATCCGGGCTGGCCGAGCCGTAAGCGTCCTCCACCGGAACATGCACCGTTTTGCTCTCGCCAATTTCCATTCCTTCCACGGCATCGTCAAATCCCTTGATGACCATCCCGCTGCCCACCACGAACTGAAGCGGGTCGCGGCCCTCTGACGAATCGAAAACCGTTCCGTCGGTCAATCTTCCGGTATAGTGCACCTGCACCGAGTCCCCGGCTTTTGCTTGCGCCATAAACTAACTGCTTATTGTTTATGGCAAAACTACCGAAAATGGAGGCGATTGTTTGGCGACCGCCCTATTTTTTCCGTTTCGCCGGGAAAATAATGGCGAAGCCGGAATTTGTCCGGTTTGACCGCCCGCTCTTTGCTGCTTCACGACGTCGTTTTTCCGTTTCGCGGGCTTTCCGATTGAAGATCGACCCGCCCGGAAAGTAGCTTTGATGCGTAAACAACAAATCATCTCTTCATGAAAACGAACCCATACGCTTTCTCGATCCTACCGTCCTCGTTTACCGCCCCGGCGATTAAACTCCTCTTTTTTGTGGCGGCCGCGGCGGCGCTGCTGACCGGCTGTAAAAAAGAAACCGAACCTGTAGAACCGGCCGGGGCCGTAACCGCCAATGCCGGTCCCGACCAGAACGTCCAGGTGGGCCAGACGGTTACCGTGGACGGGAGTGCCTCGGCCGACAGCAAAGGCAAGCCCCTGACGTACCAGTGGACCCTGATCCGGAAACCGGCAAAGAGCACTCTTACGCTTGCGGCCGCCAATGCCGTCAAGGCAACTTTCAGACCGGACGAAGTCGGTGAATATGAGCTTGAACTGGCCGTTTCGAGTGCTACCGGCAAAAGCAGCGACAAAGTCATCGTAACGGCTTCCGTTGCCGAACCGCTGGCGATCAATGCCAGCATTACCGTCAAAACGACGCTGGTTGACCGGGTCCTCAACCCCGAACTGCCTGATTACATTGTCACTAAGTCCATTGATGTAAACCATGAATTGACGATCAATCCGGGTGTGGTCATTGCCTTCGAACGGGATGTACGACTGAACATCAACGACAACGGCGGACTGGTCATTGCCAAAGGCGAGGCCGATAATAAGATTAAATTCGTCGGGGTGCAGAAAACCAAAGGCTACTGGGTGGGTATTGCCAACTATTCCGGAAGCAACGCCAACGTGTTCGAGCACACGGAGTTTATGCACACCGGTAGCCGCCCGATCTACAGCACCACCAAATCCGCCTTCTTCATGTCGGCCCGCTCTCAGGTTACTTTCAAGAATTGCCTTTTCTCCCAGAATGACGGCTACGGCCTGTTTGTCTACGAAGGAGGTATCCTGCGCGAGTTTTCGAAAAACGCCTTTACCAACCACACGGAAGCGGGTATTCTGCTGGACGCCGCCAACGTCGCCACGCTCGATGCTGCCTCTACCTTCACGGGCGGAAACGGTCGGAACGTCGTGGAAATCACCAACTCCGGCATTCTGAAAGGAACCAGCGAAATTGTGTGGGCCGGCTTTGCCGATAAAACGCCGTACCGCATCAACGGAGAATTTGCCGTCACGACGGGCTGGAAAATTGCCCCCGGTGTCACCATCGAACTCAACCGCGACGCCGTTATCCGGGTGAATTCGGATGGCTACCTGATCGCTAAGGGGACGAACACCGAGAAAATTACCTTTACCGGCGCCGACCGCACGGCAGCCTACTGGCGCGGCATCATCTGCTACTCATCGGACAGCAAAAATGCGGTGGAAAACGCCGAGGTGAACAACGCGGGCAGCATCGCCATCGTTTCGGGTAAGAAAGCCGCCATCGCTGTCTATGGCACCCGGGCCACCATGTCCATCAAAAACACCCGGATTTCGGGCAGCGGCGGCTACGGCGTGTTTGTCAGCTACGGAGCTTCGGCCAATGCCGACCTGACGACGGCCAACACGTTTGAAAGCAACGCCCAGACCAACGTGCTGATTGAGAAATAAAAAAGACCCGTCGCTGCCGACGGGTCTGTGAATCCTCCATCCGGTGCTATCGGGTGGAGGATTTGTGTTAATAAGCCCGGGCAAAAATCACCCGCTGCTTCGACGGTTTGCCGCTGTAGACGCAGACGCCGTCCTCTTCCTCCGCTTCGAGCGGGATGCAGCGAATGGTGGCTTTGGTGGCTTCCTTGATGGCTTCCTCGGTTTCCGAAGTGCCGTCCCAGTGCGCCGAAATAAAGCCGCCTTTTTCGATCTGTTCCTTAAACGCATCGAACGTATCCACCCGGAACGTGTTCGACTGCCGAAACTGAAGCGCTTTCTGGTAAATCGTTTGCTGAATATCGGCCAGCAGATTCTGGATATGCGCCACGATGCCGTCGAGCGATACGGTTTCCTTTGTTTTCAGGTCGCGGCGGGCAACTTCCACCGTGTTGTTTTCCAGATCGCGCATGCCCATAGCCAGACGGACCGGAACGCCGCGCAGTTCGTACTCGGCAAATTTCCAGCCCGGCTTGTTGGCATCACTGTCGTCGAACTTCACCGAAACACCCGCTTTCCGCAGTTCCTGAATGATGGGCTTTACCTTTTCAGAAATCTGCGCCAGCCCTTCGTCGTTCTTGAAAATCGGCACGATCACCACCTGAATCGGGGCCAGTTTCGGAGGCAGCACCAGGCCGTCGTCGTCGGAGTGCGCCATGATGAGCGCGCCCATCAGACGGGTCGATACGCCCCAGGACGTTCCCCAGACGTGTTCCAACTGGTTCTGTTTGTTCAGGAACGTCACGTCGAACGCTTTGGCGAAGTTCTGGCCGAGGAAGTGTGACGTGCCCGCCTGGAGCGCTTTGCCATCCTGCATCATGGCTTCGATACAGAACGTTTCGTCGGCACCGGCGAAGCGCTCGTTCGGCGTCTTGATACCCCGGATCACCGGCACGGCCATCCATTCTTCGGCAAAACGGGCGTACACGTCGAGCATCTGCCGGGTTTCGTCCATGGCTTCCTGAGCGGTCGCATGGGCGGTATGTCCTTCCTGCCAGAGGAATTCGGCCGTCCGCAGAAAAAGGCGGGTGCGCATTTCCCACCGCACGACGTTGGCCCACTGGTTAATGAGCAGGGGCAGGTCGCGGTACGACTGAATCCAGTTTTTATACGTGCTCCAGATGACCGTCTCGGAGGTGGGGCGCACGATCAGTTCTTCCTCCAGTTTGGCGTCCGGATCGACGACCACCCCCGAACCGTCTTCGGCGTTTTTGAGGCGGTAGTGCGTCACGACGGCGCATTCTTTGGCAAACCCTTCAACGTGGGAGGCTTCTTTGCTCAGGTAGGATTTGGGGATGAAGAGCGGGAAATACGCGTTAGAGTGTCCGGTTTCCTTGAACATATCGTCCAGCGCCCGCTGCATTTTCTCCCAGATGGAAAATCCGTACGGCTTAATAACCATACAGCCGCGCACGGCGGAATTTTCGGCCAGATCCGCTCTTTTCACCAGTTCATTATACCACTCCGAGTAGTTCTCGCTGCGGGAAGGAATTGCTTTTGCCATCGACTGTTTGTAGTAATTGACTTAAAATCAGGTGTAAAAAAATATTTTTCCGGCCCTTAAACCCTTGCGGAAGAAAATGGGTCTAATAGGGCAGAAAGGCATCCCATTGTCAGACAAACCGACCGCTTTGGGCTATTTCGTCGGAGGGTTGTAAATGGGCTTGCAAAGATAGGTTTTTCTGTTATTTTTGTAATCAAACGGGGTGAAACTGTGTTATTAACATAGCAATCCCTTTTCTCCGAACCTTACTTAAAAAGCGTTCCATGAAAGCCATTCGTACTTTACCATATGCTGCCATCCTTGCCGCCCTCAGTCTGGCGGGTTGTAGCAGCAGCCGCCAGCTCGCCCAGAACGGCGGGGAGGTGGACGACCTGTACGGCAATTCAGCCGATGCGGTCGTTTATGCCGCTCCGCAGCGCGAGGAGCGGCAGCTGATCGATGAGCAGCCTACGCGCCGCGCTCAGGCCGAACGCCGGGGCCGCAACACCAATCCTGATTTTCTTTCGGAAACCGAGCAGCAGGAGCTGTTCCAGAGTGACGAGTACTACAGCGACCTGTCCGCCCGTCGGGTGCAGCGCGGTATCTCGCCCGATCCCGGCTGGGCAACCGAAAACTACAACGACGGTTTTGTCGACGGGTTTAACGCCGCAGGCGGCAACCGCTGGAACCGCTGGGGCTGGAACAACACCGGTTTCTGGACCGGCTTGAGCCTCGGCCTGGGAGCGTCTCCCTGGGGCTGGAACCGCTGGGGCGGCTATGATCCGTTCTGGGGCGGAGGCTATGCGTACAGCCCCTGGGGCTGGAACAGCTTCTACGACCCGTTCTGGGGCTACAACTCGTTTAACCGCTGGGGTTACAACAGCTGGGCCGACCCGTACTGGGGCGGCGGCTGGTACAACCGCCCGGTCGTTGTGGTCAACAACAACTACAACAACGTAGTAGGAGCGGCCCGCAACAATTACACGGTAGGCGCCCGCAACACGGGCCGCACGGACCGGTACAACGGCAACTTCAACAATACGCCGCGGACCGGCAATCCGACCGATAACGGTGGTCGCCGCAGCGGTACGCTGTCGCCGTCAACCAACACGCCGACCTATTCGAACAGCCGGAATCCGGATGCTCCGTCGCGCGACAGTTACAGCCGCGACCGGGCCAACAACCGGGGGACGTATTACTACAGTGACTCCGACAATTCGGGTCGCGTTCGCAGCAATGAGTCCTACAGCGCGCCGAGTACAAGCAGCCCGAGCTATGGCAACAGCAGCCGGGGTTCTTCGGCCGCCGATGCGTACTACTCACGGCCCCGTCAGAACAGCCGCGGAACGTACGTGCAGCCTTCGGATGGCGGGTTGAATTCCCGCAGTTCGTCACCGAGCTACAACTCGGGCAACAGCGGTGGCTTCACGGCCCCGAGCCGCAGCAGCTACGAATCTCCGTCCCGCAGCACCTACTCGCAGCCGAATACCAACAGCAGCTATAGCTCACCAAGTCCGGCCCCGTCTTACAACAGCGGCAGCCGCGGCGGTAGCTCAAGCGGCGGTTACTCCGGTGGCAGCAGTTCAGGCGGTGGTGGCGGTTCCCGCGGTCCGCGTTAATGCATAACCGTTTTCATCGTTCGATACGTTATAAAAAAGCCCCGCTCAATGTTACAATTGGCGGGGTTTTTCGTTGTATAATTGACCGGCTGGTTAAACTCGAACCGGTCCGGATTTGTCTAATCGGCACTTCCTACCAACAACCCGCACAAGTTTATGAAAAAAGAGATAAGTCTTCTGGGGCTGCTCATGATGGGCATGGGAACAGCCTTCGGCCAGTATGCCGGTGATGCGTTTCGGTACAATGAAATCCAGCAGACGGGGACGGCCCGGTTTCGGGGCGTAGGCGGTAATCATGCTGCGCTGGGCGGCGACGCCAGCACGACGTTTGGCAACCCCGCCGGCATCGGCTTCTTCAACCGTTCCGAAATCAGCGTCAGTCCAACGCTTTCACTGTTTCAGACCGAATCTACCTTTATCGGTCAGCGTACGAGTGCAACCAAGACCAATCCGAACATAGGCCACTTTGGGCTGGTGATCGCCGGGAACGCCCAGAACGAGGCCCGCCGCTGGCGCCGGGCTTCCTTCGGCATCACGTACGCCCGACTGGTGAATCTCAACAATTCGCTTTCCTTCGAGGGGCGCAACAACCGGAGTTCGTTTGTGGACCAGTATATTCTGGATGCCAATGACCGCAGAATCACAGGGGCGCAGCTGGATCGACTGTATAATCCTGACCTCAGGGAGGCGCAGGACCCGACGGCGGCGGCTTACCAGCTGTACCTGATCAACGGCAGCGATTTGCCCAATGATCCAAACAACAGCGGAGCACCGTATACCCGGTACGACAGCGACCG from Tellurirhabdus rosea harbors:
- a CDS encoding sulfatase family protein, giving the protein MRKCLWLTVPGALIVSVFLSAFLFRSSAVSSPNILFIMADDLGYGDVSAYRASGGAADVQTPHIDSILNAGIRFTNFYANSPVCSPSRAALLSGRWPERVGVPGVIRDEVWDSWGYLAPGLLLPDYLRKAGYHTALVGKWHLGLESPNLPNERGFDEFYGLLEGMMDDYTAKRRHNQNFLRHNRQTIDPPGHATDVFTDEAIRYLNGRKSARKPYFLYLAYTAPHDPLQPPAAFLERVRQRNPNGDPQRAKLIALIEHMDVCIGRVLATLKANGQLQNTLIVFTSDNGGWGPGKASNGPFRGVKGQLYEGGIRIPAGVCWPGKIAPNQLSDTRLQLMDWMPTFLELSGTRAAPPVDARSFLTVLTGQESARSESAGLESRPLFFVRREGQDTYKGLAVQAVRLGDWKLLQPTPFSPYELYNLRNDPKETTNLVNEEKSKRDELVKLLMEHIRRGGAVPWQKNSD
- a CDS encoding head GIN domain-containing protein codes for the protein MKSVPFLTSLAMAISCLSVQAQTVTKQFDVNKFDRIDVGSSIDVTVRQGNFNVEVDLPSGETKYLDLKTENGVLVARFKRPAGEWMSSVTRKSPHLTVTMPTLKAVTLSGASDGNISGFRNLDEVNIQLSGASDLIMKDVAARRIRLKAQGASDVSLSGSADYLEAEMSGSSDLSAGNLVADEVVVRAQGSSDATVNARRKVSKYARGGSDIVVRGQPREVVSEKVD
- a CDS encoding FKBP-type peptidyl-prolyl cis-trans isomerase; amino-acid sequence: MAQAKAGDSVQVHYTGRLTDGTVFDSSEGRDPLQFVVGSGMVIKGFDDAVEGMEIGESKTVHVPVEDAYGSASPDLIFEFDRQVIPDDIPLEVGTPLNMHQEGEAQVIPVIVRSVSETHVVLDANSPLAGHDLVFDIKLVGVN
- a CDS encoding right-handed parallel beta-helix repeat-containing protein; amino-acid sequence: MKTNPYAFSILPSSFTAPAIKLLFFVAAAAALLTGCKKETEPVEPAGAVTANAGPDQNVQVGQTVTVDGSASADSKGKPLTYQWTLIRKPAKSTLTLAAANAVKATFRPDEVGEYELELAVSSATGKSSDKVIVTASVAEPLAINASITVKTTLVDRVLNPELPDYIVTKSIDVNHELTINPGVVIAFERDVRLNINDNGGLVIAKGEADNKIKFVGVQKTKGYWVGIANYSGSNANVFEHTEFMHTGSRPIYSTTKSAFFMSARSQVTFKNCLFSQNDGYGLFVYEGGILREFSKNAFTNHTEAGILLDAANVATLDAASTFTGGNGRNVVEITNSGILKGTSEIVWAGFADKTPYRINGEFAVTTGWKIAPGVTIELNRDAVIRVNSDGYLIAKGTNTEKITFTGADRTAAYWRGIICYSSDSKNAVENAEVNNAGSIAIVSGKKAAIAVYGTRATMSIKNTRISGSGGYGVFVSYGASANADLTTANTFESNAQTNVLIEK
- the proS gene encoding proline--tRNA ligase — encoded protein: MAKAIPSRSENYSEWYNELVKRADLAENSAVRGCMVIKPYGFSIWEKMQRALDDMFKETGHSNAYFPLFIPKSYLSKEASHVEGFAKECAVVTHYRLKNAEDGSGVVVDPDAKLEEELIVRPTSETVIWSTYKNWIQSYRDLPLLINQWANVVRWEMRTRLFLRTAEFLWQEGHTAHATAQEAMDETRQMLDVYARFAEEWMAVPVIRGIKTPNERFAGADETFCIEAMMQDGKALQAGTSHFLGQNFAKAFDVTFLNKQNQLEHVWGTSWGVSTRLMGALIMAHSDDDGLVLPPKLAPIQVVIVPIFKNDEGLAQISEKVKPIIQELRKAGVSVKFDDSDANKPGWKFAEYELRGVPVRLAMGMRDLENNTVEVARRDLKTKETVSLDGIVAHIQNLLADIQQTIYQKALQFRQSNTFRVDTFDAFKEQIEKGGFISAHWDGTSETEEAIKEATKATIRCIPLEAEEEDGVCVYSGKPSKQRVIFARAY